In a single window of the Chloroflexota bacterium genome:
- a CDS encoding ribonuclease H-like domain-containing protein, whose product MAWNRPWEPVEPAPAVATRTVAPGVPVEDVVGGVLESSDAGSFVVISETHPLPRGLSQVWPGEADRRALTTLSGDPELADFELERALFVDTETTGLAGGTGTYAFLVGCGWVEDGALRVEQYFMRDHADEPAMMAHLANLISRFDWTVSFNGKSFDLPLLRTRFIMNRRRTSLEALGALDLLHVARRLWRYQLSRRDLGTLEREILGVERELDVPSHEIPDIYFRYLRTGDAQELVPVVAHNRTDMVSMAALLVRACDAFGGWRSPTAQPAQVLGAARSFELAGDLEAALAAYTRALELGLDEALQPLAQAPLSLAHKRRGAWPPALEVWEGMRRRQGRGAVWALVELAKYHEHRAGAFDSARECTVEALAHADRLLDALPQPLARPALEHRLARIERRLRAARARSPSG is encoded by the coding sequence ATGGCTTGGAACCGGCCGTGGGAGCCGGTGGAGCCGGCGCCTGCGGTTGCGACTCGAACGGTTGCACCGGGCGTGCCGGTCGAGGATGTCGTCGGCGGCGTGCTCGAATCCAGCGACGCCGGGTCGTTCGTCGTCATCAGTGAGACCCACCCGTTGCCGCGCGGGCTGTCGCAGGTCTGGCCCGGAGAGGCCGACCGGCGCGCGTTGACCACGCTCAGCGGCGATCCGGAGCTCGCGGACTTCGAGCTTGAACGGGCGCTGTTCGTCGACACGGAGACCACCGGGCTGGCCGGCGGGACGGGCACGTACGCCTTCCTGGTGGGATGCGGTTGGGTGGAGGATGGCGCGCTGCGGGTCGAGCAGTACTTCATGCGCGATCACGCCGACGAGCCGGCCATGATGGCGCACCTGGCGAACCTGATCTCGAGATTCGACTGGACGGTGAGCTTCAACGGCAAGAGCTTCGATCTGCCGCTGCTGCGAACGCGCTTCATCATGAACCGACGACGCACGTCTCTCGAGGCGCTGGGCGCGCTTGACCTGCTGCACGTCGCGCGGCGCCTGTGGCGCTACCAGCTCTCGCGCCGCGACCTGGGAACGCTGGAGCGGGAAATACTGGGTGTCGAGCGGGAGCTCGACGTGCCGAGCCATGAGATTCCCGACATCTACTTTCGCTATCTGCGCACCGGCGACGCTCAGGAGCTCGTGCCGGTGGTGGCCCACAACCGGACGGACATGGTGTCCATGGCCGCGTTGCTGGTGAGGGCCTGCGATGCATTTGGCGGCTGGCGAAGCCCCACGGCGCAGCCAGCCCAGGTGCTGGGTGCGGCGCGGTCGTTCGAGTTGGCCGGTGACTTGGAGGCGGCGCTGGCGGCTTACACCCGGGCGCTGGAGCTTGGCTTGGACGAGGCGTTGCAACCGCTGGCGCAGGCGCCGTTGAGCCTGGCCCACAAGCGTCGCGGCGCCTGGCCGCCGGCGCTGGAGGTGTGGGAGGGCATGCGGCGACGCCAGGGACGCGGCGCCGTGTGGGCGCTGGTCGAGCTGGCCAAGTACCACGAGCATCGGGCGGGCGCGTTCGATTCGGCGCGGGAGTGCACGGTGGAAGCCCTGGCGCACGCCGATCGTCTCTTGGACGCCCTACCCCAGCCGCTCGCGCGACCCGCGTTGGAGCACCGGCTGGCGCGGATCGAACGCCGGCTGAGGGCGGCCAGGGCGCGGAGTCCCTCGGGCTGA
- a CDS encoding DEAD/DEAH box helicase, which translates to MNAAQLADRLSGDATFARGVTAWKVRPAREARYGDWPQGVAAVLRRALEQRGVRELYTHQSEAIARVLGGEDVCIVTGTASGKTLCYNVPVVQAILDDPQARALYLFPTKALAQDQLDELYSLIQVAEADIKTYTYDGDTPTTARRKLRQAGHVVITNPDMLHQGILPHHTQWTRLFENLRFIVLDELHVYRGIFGSHLANVLRRLLRVAEFYGSRPQIVACSATIANPKQLADRLTERDLGVVDDDGSPRGEKHLIFYNPRVVNAQLGIRASEIDAAAEIAGVLLGNDIQTLTFARSRTATELLLSKLRGGPHLGRGEVRGYRGGYLPAERREIEAGLRDGTVRAVVATNALELGVDIGQAQAAVLCGYPGSLASFWQQVGRAGRRRESSVAVYVAGSSPLDQFVARNPDFVLRESVESALINPDNVYVYTSHLKCAAFELPLVEDETFGVPTTDGGVRMLVDEGILHPAGGTYHWNADDYPAQFVSLRTGTLDNIVIVTDESRPEVIGQVDRFSAPTRVHEDAIYLHDGRQYHVNRLDWEQGKAYVEEVSVEHYTVASMNVNVAVLDDFERQADAPLGRSWGEVRVTARPTIFKKLRISDDDNVGWGTIDLPEQEMHTQACWAWMRPELTEALSRAEIESGLWGARHLLPNVAAVHLMCDPHDLGVVSEIKSPFTQAPTLYLYDRYPGGVGLSERLYATFDQVMQSAAELAAGCDCTEGCPACVGPPVASGISAKQATLRVLRARAGVAVAALAAAPRAGALSVDETVA; encoded by the coding sequence ATGAACGCCGCGCAGCTTGCCGACCGGCTCTCGGGCGATGCCACTTTTGCCCGCGGCGTTACCGCCTGGAAGGTGCGGCCCGCGCGCGAGGCGCGGTATGGCGACTGGCCTCAGGGCGTCGCGGCGGTGCTGCGGCGGGCGCTGGAGCAGCGGGGCGTGCGCGAGCTCTACACCCACCAGTCCGAGGCCATCGCGCGCGTGCTCGGTGGCGAGGACGTCTGCATCGTCACTGGCACGGCTTCGGGCAAGACCCTCTGCTACAACGTGCCGGTCGTGCAGGCCATCCTGGACGATCCCCAGGCCCGGGCGCTTTATCTCTTTCCCACCAAGGCCCTGGCGCAGGACCAGCTGGACGAGCTGTACTCGCTGATCCAGGTCGCCGAGGCGGATATCAAGACCTACACCTACGACGGCGACACCCCGACGACCGCGCGGCGCAAGCTGCGGCAGGCCGGGCACGTGGTGATCACGAATCCCGACATGCTCCACCAGGGCATCCTGCCGCACCACACCCAGTGGACCCGGCTGTTCGAGAACCTGCGCTTCATCGTGCTCGACGAGCTGCACGTCTATCGCGGCATCTTCGGCAGTCACCTGGCCAACGTGCTGCGGCGCCTACTGCGCGTGGCCGAGTTCTACGGCTCGCGACCGCAGATCGTGGCCTGCTCCGCCACCATCGCCAATCCCAAGCAGCTGGCCGACCGGCTCACCGAGCGCGACCTGGGCGTGGTGGACGACGACGGCTCGCCGCGCGGCGAAAAGCACCTGATCTTCTACAACCCGCGGGTCGTGAACGCGCAGCTGGGGATTCGGGCCTCCGAGATCGACGCGGCGGCGGAGATCGCCGGGGTGCTGCTGGGCAATGACATCCAGACGCTCACGTTCGCCCGCAGCCGCACGGCCACCGAGCTGCTGCTGAGCAAGCTGCGCGGCGGTCCGCACCTGGGCCGCGGCGAGGTGCGCGGCTACCGCGGCGGCTACCTGCCGGCCGAGCGCCGCGAGATCGAGGCGGGCCTGCGCGACGGCACGGTGCGGGCGGTCGTCGCCACCAACGCCCTGGAGCTGGGCGTGGACATCGGGCAAGCCCAGGCGGCCGTGCTGTGCGGCTATCCGGGGTCGCTGGCGAGTTTCTGGCAGCAGGTGGGCCGCGCGGGACGCCGCCGCGAGTCGTCGGTGGCCGTCTACGTGGCCGGATCGAGCCCGCTGGACCAGTTCGTGGCGCGCAATCCGGACTTCGTGCTGCGCGAGTCGGTCGAGTCGGCGCTCATCAATCCCGACAATGTCTACGTCTACACCAGCCACCTCAAGTGCGCCGCGTTCGAGCTGCCGCTGGTCGAGGACGAGACCTTTGGCGTACCCACTACGGACGGCGGGGTGCGGATGCTCGTCGACGAGGGCATCTTGCACCCGGCGGGCGGCACCTATCACTGGAACGCCGACGACTACCCCGCGCAGTTCGTGAGCCTGCGCACCGGCACGTTGGACAACATCGTCATCGTCACCGACGAGAGCCGTCCCGAGGTGATCGGCCAGGTGGACCGCTTCTCCGCGCCCACGCGCGTGCACGAGGACGCGATCTATCTCCACGACGGGCGCCAGTACCACGTCAATCGCCTCGACTGGGAGCAGGGCAAGGCGTATGTCGAAGAGGTGTCGGTGGAGCACTACACCGTCGCCAGCATGAACGTGAACGTCGCCGTGCTCGACGACTTCGAGCGGCAGGCCGACGCGCCGCTGGGTCGTTCGTGGGGCGAGGTGCGTGTGACCGCGCGGCCCACGATTTTCAAGAAGCTGCGCATCAGCGACGACGACAACGTGGGCTGGGGGACCATCGATCTCCCCGAGCAGGAGATGCACACCCAGGCCTGCTGGGCCTGGATGCGCCCCGAATTGACCGAGGCGCTCTCCCGCGCCGAGATCGAATCCGGCCTCTGGGGCGCGCGGCACCTGCTGCCCAACGTGGCGGCGGTCCATCTGATGTGCGACCCGCACGACCTGGGCGTCGTCAGCGAGATCAAGTCGCCCTTCACCCAGGCGCCGACGCTGTATCTCTACGACCGCTATCCGGGCGGCGTGGGGCTGAGCGAGCGGTTGTACGCGACGTTCGACCAGGTGATGCAGTCCGCGGCGGAGCTGGCCGCCGGCTGCGACTGCACCGAGGGCTGCCCGGCCTGCGTGGGGCCGCCGGTGGCATCGGGCATCAGCGCCAAGCAGGCCACGCTGCGGGTGCTCCGGGCGCGCGCGGGCGTGGCCGTAGCGGCGTTAGCCGCCGCGCCTCGCGCCGGTGCCTTGTCCGTGGACGAGACCGTTGCGTAA
- a CDS encoding phytanoyl-CoA dioxygenase family protein, with product MPSLNKSLLRRDGYLFVRNVIPADRIDAVREACEGLLERQREVWRREAGPDDPPGGMWEKHMQPRVPDFHALVDEETAPAVELWLSEPVMGTSRELLSGTEAVPMHMMMMCNPRVDHGPAKWHRDIGNNGVAPLWLLQEELAETGPRYLQWNLPLYDDDVFWVVPGSHRRLNTPEEDRRLRDDPRSPLPGGMPVKLKAGDGLIYYHSMLHWGSNYSTKLRRTVHGGISVHAMPRDPGFTRHLSPSSAAAFQSWNRLAAEQRDLTARALKGVLDGDAAAFRTALERLHPGAGPASKLTLTACVAEAARHIYLLRQPDFDELPEDLQREAKSLHPLTLGWGADFGEWFSDAETNELWRRCDWLAQRLHAEPRQPVTVDDFVASWAA from the coding sequence ATGCCCAGCCTGAACAAGTCCCTGCTCCGTCGCGACGGCTATCTCTTCGTGCGCAACGTCATCCCGGCCGACCGGATCGACGCGGTACGCGAGGCCTGCGAGGGTCTATTGGAACGACAGCGCGAGGTCTGGCGCCGCGAGGCTGGACCCGACGATCCGCCCGGCGGCATGTGGGAAAAACACATGCAGCCGCGCGTGCCCGACTTTCACGCGCTGGTGGACGAGGAAACCGCGCCGGCGGTCGAGCTATGGCTCAGCGAGCCGGTCATGGGCACCAGCCGCGAGCTGCTCAGCGGAACCGAGGCGGTGCCCATGCACATGATGATGATGTGCAACCCACGCGTCGACCACGGCCCCGCCAAGTGGCACCGCGACATTGGAAACAACGGGGTGGCGCCGTTGTGGCTGCTGCAAGAGGAGCTGGCGGAAACCGGCCCGCGCTACCTGCAGTGGAACCTGCCGCTCTACGACGACGACGTGTTCTGGGTGGTTCCGGGCAGCCACCGCCGACTGAACACGCCCGAGGAGGACCGGCGGCTCAGGGATGATCCGCGGTCGCCGCTGCCGGGCGGCATGCCCGTGAAGCTCAAGGCCGGCGACGGCTTGATCTACTACCACAGCATGTTGCACTGGGGCAGCAACTACAGCACGAAGCTGCGGCGCACCGTGCACGGCGGCATTTCGGTGCACGCCATGCCGCGTGATCCGGGCTTCACGCGCCACCTCTCGCCCTCGTCCGCCGCCGCGTTCCAGAGCTGGAATCGCCTCGCCGCGGAGCAGCGGGACCTCACGGCGCGGGCGCTGAAGGGCGTCCTGGACGGCGACGCGGCGGCCTTTCGCACGGCGCTCGAGCGTTTGCACCCCGGCGCCGGCCCCGCGTCCAAGCTGACCCTTACGGCATGCGTGGCCGAGGCCGCGCGGCACATTTACCTGCTCAGGCAGCCGGACTTCGACGAGCTGCCGGAGGACTTGCAGCGCGAGGCCAAGTCTCTCCATCCGCTCACGCTGGGCTGGGGAGCGGACTTCGGCGAGTGGTTCAGCGACGCCGAGACTAACGAGCTGTGGCGCCGCTGCGACTGGCTGGCGCAACGCCTCCACGCCGAGCCGCGGCAGCCGGTGACCGTGGACGATTTCGTCGCAAGCTGGGCGGCCTGA